TGCGTTCCTGCGCCGTCCACTTAAAATAAGCCTCATCCGTGAGGAAAATACCCAGCACCTTGGATCCATCCAAGGGTGGCACGGGAATGAGGTTGAAGAAAGCCAAAAGCAGGTTTAGAAAGATTACGTACCACAACACATGCTGTAGCGCCGGAAAAGCCGCCAGCAAGTGGAAGATAACACTCAGCACGATGGCGATGAGGATGTTTGAAGCCGGACCAGCAAGCGCAGTAAGCCCGGAATCACGCTTTAGATTTCGAAAATTGTAGGGATTGAACGGCACGGGTTTGGCATAACCATAGATAAAACCGGCGCTAAAATAGAGGATCAAGGGAAGAATCACAGTTCCAAAGATATCGATGTGCTTTCTAGGGTTGAAGCTAAGGCGCCCCGCCCGCTGTGCCGAATCGTCACCCAAAGCAAAGGCGGCAAAGGCATGACTCACTTCATGGATGATGATGCTGTAGAACACCAACAAAATGATTGCAGTGTTTGAGATAATACTTTGTAGATTCAAATTCCTACCCTAAACCTTCTTTAGTTTCAAGAACTTACGTTTGCCGGCACGCAGGATTGCAGCGTCCCTGATCTCCACCTCGGCATCA
This genomic window from Candidatus Cloacimonadota bacterium contains:
- a CDS encoding site-2 protease family protein, coding for MNLQSIISNTAIILLVFYSIIIHEVSHAFAAFALGDDSAQRAGRLSFNPRKHIDIFGTVILPLILYFSAGFIYGYAKPVPFNPYNFRNLKRDSGLTALAGPASNILIAIVLSVIFHLLAAFPALQHVLWYVIFLNLLLAFFNLIPVPPLDGSKVLGIFLTDEAYFKWTAQERKGMIYLFAFIIISNLLGLNLIGKIVLPPVTFIMRLMGLPL